Proteins from one Gimesia maris genomic window:
- a CDS encoding NADPH-dependent assimilatory sulfite reductase hemoprotein subunit: MTSQEGPKLSKMEFIKEGSHQLRGTIAEELQNDSDEFSGDSTQLLKHHGTYQQDDRDLRKAKNPDGTPKGKTFSCMIRTRVPGGKVTADQFLAELDLCDKYGDGTVRLTTRQGFQLHGVIKGNLKAAIKGINDTKLTTLAACGDVNRNVMACPAPYKNNAIFDSMQDMAYALAEHLRPKTTAYFDLWITDEEGNKTNEAEFQPVEEPIYGKTYLPRKFKIGIALPEDNCVDIYTQDIGLLGIVENDAIVGYNFYVGGGMGVTPSNKKTYPALGKPLGFVENDQVLAVAEAVVKVQRDLGNREDRKQARMKYLVDNLGIETFREKVEAHYGSTIAVPRDIEVTGMEDHMGWHEQGDGKLFLGVNIENGRIKDEGELRIKSGLRKILETYKFNARITAKQSVIFCDIDPALRNEIDQILTDHGMKKADELTLIRRFSMSCPALPMCGLSITESERVMPALITEFEEELARLGLENEKISVNTTGCPNGCARPYVPDIGLVGRAVGKYTLYLGGNSLGNRLAFIYDDMVPLAEITSRISPILESFKEERQDGESFGDFCHRMGKEALQEKAGLAAK; encoded by the coding sequence TCCAAAATGGAGTTTATTAAAGAAGGCAGTCATCAACTGCGTGGCACCATTGCTGAAGAACTGCAAAACGACAGCGATGAATTCTCCGGCGATTCGACACAACTATTGAAGCATCATGGCACTTATCAACAAGACGACCGTGACCTCAGAAAAGCCAAAAATCCGGATGGAACCCCCAAGGGTAAAACATTCAGTTGCATGATTCGTACTCGAGTACCGGGCGGTAAAGTCACTGCAGATCAATTTCTGGCGGAACTGGACCTGTGTGACAAATACGGAGACGGAACAGTCAGACTGACCACACGACAGGGATTTCAGTTGCATGGCGTCATCAAAGGGAATCTGAAAGCAGCCATCAAAGGGATTAATGACACCAAGCTGACCACACTGGCCGCCTGCGGTGACGTCAATCGAAATGTAATGGCCTGCCCTGCTCCCTATAAGAACAATGCCATTTTCGACTCCATGCAGGATATGGCATATGCGCTTGCGGAACATCTCCGCCCCAAAACGACCGCTTACTTCGACTTGTGGATTACAGACGAAGAAGGCAATAAAACCAATGAAGCCGAGTTCCAGCCGGTTGAGGAACCGATCTACGGTAAAACGTATCTCCCCCGTAAGTTTAAAATCGGTATTGCCCTGCCCGAAGACAACTGTGTCGATATCTACACACAGGATATCGGCCTGCTGGGAATCGTCGAAAATGACGCCATTGTTGGATATAATTTCTATGTCGGTGGCGGCATGGGAGTGACACCCAGCAATAAAAAAACCTACCCCGCTTTAGGCAAGCCTCTGGGTTTCGTCGAAAATGACCAGGTACTGGCGGTTGCGGAAGCGGTCGTGAAAGTACAGCGTGACCTCGGTAATCGTGAAGACCGTAAACAGGCTCGTATGAAGTACCTGGTAGATAACCTGGGAATCGAAACCTTCCGTGAGAAGGTTGAAGCTCATTATGGTTCAACGATTGCAGTTCCCCGTGATATTGAAGTAACGGGTATGGAAGACCATATGGGTTGGCACGAACAGGGAGACGGAAAACTGTTTCTCGGTGTAAACATCGAAAATGGTCGTATCAAGGACGAAGGGGAACTTCGCATCAAATCTGGTCTGCGAAAGATCCTGGAAACCTATAAATTCAATGCCCGTATCACAGCGAAACAAAGCGTAATTTTCTGCGACATTGATCCCGCTCTGCGTAACGAAATTGATCAGATCTTGACGGATCACGGAATGAAAAAAGCAGATGAACTTACCCTGATTCGTCGTTTTTCAATGTCCTGCCCGGCACTTCCCATGTGTGGGTTATCCATCACTGAATCGGAACGAGTGATGCCTGCATTGATTACCGAATTTGAGGAGGAACTGGCTCGCCTGGGACTGGAAAACGAAAAAATCTCTGTCAACACAACAGGTTGCCCCAACGGTTGTGCCCGCCCGTATGTTCCCGATATCGGACTTGTCGGAAGGGCTGTGGGTAAATATACGCTCTATCTGGGTGGAAACTCGCTCGGAAACCGGTTGGCTTTCATATATGACGACATGGTCCCCTTAGCTGAAATCACCAGCAGAATTTCGCCGATACTGGAGTCTTTTAAAGAGGAACGTCAGGATGGGGAATCCTTTGGTGATTTTTGCCACCGAATGGGCAAAGAAGCATTACAGGAGAAAGCGGGACTCGCTGCAAAATAA
- a CDS encoding 2-isopropylmalate synthase — protein MSNDTVKIFDTTLRDGEQSPGCSMTTSEKMKVARELVKLGVDIIEAGFPIASPGDFEAVQKIANEFGDQTTICALARCRKEDIDRAWEALKEAKQTRIHVFLATSSIHREHKLKMNKEQIVETAVEMVKRARDYCPDIEFSPEDAARTEKDFLCEVVERAIEAGATTVNIPDTVGYATPAHFHDVITTLKKNVSNIDQAIISTHCHNDLGLAVANSLAAVEAGARQVECTVNGLGERAGNCALEEVVMALKTRADYYGVHTNINTKRLYPISHLVSTVTGMSVQRNKAIVGRNAFAHEAGIHQHGMLQERTTYEIMSPDDVGYVGTNLVLGKHSGRHAFRDRIQSLGHTLDEETFERIFNEFIALADKKKEIYDSDIVALIENQASDMPEKWKIVRFHTSAGTGTIATATIELADETGKIHCDAATGDGPVDAVFRALERISGITAALDQYHVGSVSSGKDAQGEVRVEVRINGELFTGRSVSTDIIESSAKAYLQAINKAAAKLEN, from the coding sequence ATGTCCAATGACACAGTAAAGATATTTGACACCACCTTGAGAGACGGTGAACAGTCACCTGGCTGCAGCATGACCACCTCGGAGAAGATGAAAGTCGCCCGGGAGCTTGTCAAACTGGGGGTCGATATCATTGAGGCAGGTTTCCCGATTGCCTCTCCTGGAGATTTTGAAGCTGTTCAGAAAATTGCCAACGAATTTGGCGACCAGACAACCATCTGTGCTCTCGCACGCTGTCGCAAGGAAGACATTGACCGAGCCTGGGAAGCATTAAAAGAAGCAAAACAGACCCGGATTCACGTCTTCCTCGCCACCAGTTCCATCCACCGTGAACATAAACTGAAAATGAATAAAGAACAGATCGTGGAGACGGCAGTCGAAATGGTCAAACGAGCCCGGGATTACTGCCCGGATATCGAATTCTCTCCGGAAGACGCCGCCCGAACCGAGAAAGACTTTCTCTGTGAAGTCGTAGAACGAGCCATTGAAGCCGGAGCCACCACAGTCAATATTCCCGATACCGTAGGCTATGCGACTCCCGCCCATTTTCATGATGTCATCACCACACTGAAAAAAAATGTTTCAAACATAGACCAGGCTATTATCAGCACCCACTGTCATAACGATCTGGGACTCGCTGTCGCAAACAGCCTCGCCGCAGTGGAAGCGGGAGCCCGTCAGGTAGAATGTACCGTTAACGGCTTAGGGGAACGGGCTGGAAACTGCGCTCTGGAAGAGGTCGTGATGGCATTAAAGACACGTGCTGACTATTACGGCGTACATACAAATATTAATACAAAGCGCCTGTATCCAATCAGCCATCTTGTCTCGACAGTGACCGGCATGTCGGTACAACGCAACAAAGCCATCGTCGGGAGAAATGCTTTTGCCCACGAAGCCGGCATTCATCAGCACGGCATGCTGCAGGAACGCACAACTTATGAAATTATGTCACCTGACGATGTTGGTTATGTAGGCACGAATCTGGTCCTCGGAAAACATAGTGGCCGCCATGCGTTTCGCGATCGCATTCAGTCGTTGGGACACACTTTGGACGAAGAAACGTTTGAACGGATTTTCAATGAATTCATCGCGTTAGCTGATAAGAAAAAGGAAATCTACGATTCCGACATTGTTGCCTTGATCGAAAATCAGGCTTCCGATATGCCGGAAAAATGGAAAATCGTCCGCTTTCATACCTCCGCCGGGACGGGAACAATCGCAACCGCAACCATTGAACTGGCAGATGAAACCGGCAAAATTCACTGCGACGCAGCCACCGGTGACGGCCCTGTGGATGCGGTCTTCCGGGCGTTGGAACGCATCTCTGGCATCACAGCAGCACTGGATCAATACCATGTAGGCAGCGTTTCCAGCGGGAAGGATGCTCAGGGCGAAGTTCGGGTAGAAGTTCGTATTAACGGCGAATTGTTTACCGGCCGCAGCGTCAGTACCGATATCATTGAATCCAGCGCCAAAGCGTATCTGCAAGCCATCAACAAAGCAGCTGCGAAACTGGAAAACTGA
- a CDS encoding ArnT family glycosyltransferase, which translates to MASLQKVIRRPPVFWSVVGFLLLIQFCLGLYSARQLSVTHDEYWHLPVGFLSLETGRFDHDRLNPPLIRSWSALPLLMTSAQSGSPDLSSDPADYGDAFLEANPENYQHYYFLGRCMILLLSCVSGLLLALWTRELFSSQAACFAVFLWVMSPNILASAALGTQDLAITGFFLAVFYCGWKFACLPTWKWALVTGIVLGLAQLTKYTAILLVPLLLIQWVLVRYKSPEIQERPANKTVVLRWGILLLSSLFILNAGYLFRDSLQPVNSYQFQSSELKVLTALPEFLQIIPLPVPRDYLMGFDLQRFIMQQTHPTFLDNQWEEHGFRSYYLYTMLYKLPHGFQFLIVIAIYSWFKQPRLLARRTLAVLLTPVVLLLCIASLANNQLGLRYVLPVFPFIILLCAPLIDQLDFDRHKIRSYLILIAMLSLPLSLRYAPDHLAYFNELSGGPEQGDSHLVDSNIDWGQDLYRLQDYLNQNPISDLKLAYFGTVPPGKLGIKYDLPAEFRPVPGKYAISVSILQGRPYTLRRQDGSRYNLEHDALGFFRFFEPEAQLGYSINFYEVTPEDIARWQTAVMQANRSMRSP; encoded by the coding sequence ATGGCTTCACTTCAGAAAGTAATACGACGGCCTCCTGTCTTCTGGTCCGTCGTCGGTTTTCTCCTGTTGATCCAATTCTGCCTGGGTCTGTATTCCGCCCGACAGCTGAGTGTCACACATGATGAGTACTGGCATCTGCCAGTCGGGTTTCTGAGTCTGGAAACGGGCCGATTTGACCATGATCGGCTCAATCCTCCTTTGATTCGCAGCTGGTCCGCGCTGCCATTACTGATGACTTCTGCTCAAAGTGGATCTCCGGACCTCTCGTCAGATCCAGCCGATTATGGAGATGCTTTTCTCGAAGCAAATCCGGAAAATTATCAGCATTACTACTTTCTTGGTCGTTGCATGATCCTGCTGCTGTCGTGCGTTTCTGGGCTGTTGCTGGCACTCTGGACACGCGAACTGTTTAGTTCACAGGCAGCCTGTTTTGCCGTTTTCCTGTGGGTGATGAGCCCAAATATCCTGGCAAGCGCAGCATTGGGAACACAGGATCTGGCCATCACAGGTTTTTTTCTGGCGGTGTTCTACTGCGGCTGGAAGTTTGCCTGCTTGCCCACCTGGAAGTGGGCTCTGGTGACCGGTATCGTTTTAGGTCTGGCTCAACTCACAAAGTACACAGCGATTCTGTTAGTCCCCTTACTGCTGATCCAGTGGGTTCTGGTAAGATATAAGAGCCCTGAAATCCAGGAGCGACCTGCAAATAAAACAGTCGTACTCCGCTGGGGAATACTTTTACTATCGAGCCTGTTCATCCTGAATGCCGGTTATCTGTTTCGTGATTCATTACAGCCCGTGAACAGTTATCAGTTCCAAAGTTCCGAGTTAAAAGTGCTGACAGCTCTTCCGGAATTCCTGCAAATCATTCCACTGCCAGTTCCCCGCGATTATCTCATGGGCTTTGATCTGCAACGTTTTATCATGCAACAAACCCACCCCACCTTTCTGGACAATCAGTGGGAAGAGCATGGCTTTCGGTCGTACTACCTCTATACGATGCTTTACAAATTGCCGCACGGGTTTCAGTTTCTGATCGTGATCGCAATTTACAGCTGGTTCAAGCAGCCCCGTTTACTCGCGCGACGGACTCTGGCCGTGCTGCTCACACCGGTTGTGCTACTGCTCTGCATCGCCAGTCTGGCCAATAATCAACTCGGCCTGCGCTATGTTCTACCAGTCTTCCCGTTCATCATTCTGTTGTGCGCTCCCTTAATTGATCAGCTCGACTTTGATCGACATAAAATCCGTTCATATCTGATTCTCATCGCGATGCTTTCTCTTCCACTCTCTCTTCGCTACGCACCAGATCATCTGGCTTATTTTAACGAACTGTCGGGCGGACCGGAACAGGGGGATTCGCACCTTGTCGATTCCAATATTGACTGGGGGCAGGATCTGTATCGACTGCAGGACTATCTGAATCAAAATCCGATAAGCGATTTGAAGCTGGCCTATTTTGGTACAGTTCCCCCAGGCAAACTGGGCATCAAATATGATTTACCTGCTGAGTTTCGCCCTGTCCCCGGGAAATATGCCATCAGCGTCAGTATTCTGCAAGGGCGCCCGTATACACTTCGTAGACAGGACGGCAGTCGTTATAACCTGGAACATGATGCTTTAGGGTTTTTCAGGTTTTTTGAACCTGAAGCACAACTGGGATATTCCATCAACTTTTATGAGGTAACCCCCGAGGATATCGCCCGTTGGCAGACCGCTGTCATGCAGGCCAATCGGAGCATGCGCTCCCCCTGA
- a CDS encoding molybdenum cofactor guanylyltransferase: MSNTNNQIQVGGIILCGGESLRMNYPKVLLPLGQELMLQRVIRIVSEVVSPVIIVASRDQELPEIPDSIRVVYDVNPGAGPLPAIALGLRELERDCQAAFVSACDTPLIHKDMIQAILSKLAEHDLAMVREGQWYHPLAAVYRTSLVETIEEMLAARIQRPIDLAERVNSAFLDVEELRSIDPQLHGLRNINTREQYFELLRETGLEATTRVPFDR, translated from the coding sequence ATGTCAAATACAAACAACCAGATCCAGGTCGGCGGGATCATTCTTTGTGGCGGCGAAAGCTTAAGGATGAATTATCCCAAAGTATTGTTGCCATTGGGTCAAGAACTGATGCTGCAACGCGTCATTCGCATTGTGTCCGAAGTCGTGTCTCCTGTCATCATTGTGGCGTCCCGAGATCAGGAATTGCCGGAAATCCCTGATTCGATTCGCGTTGTCTATGATGTAAATCCAGGAGCCGGGCCGCTTCCCGCGATTGCACTGGGGTTACGGGAACTGGAACGCGATTGTCAGGCTGCTTTTGTGTCTGCCTGCGATACACCGCTGATACATAAAGATATGATCCAGGCCATTCTTTCAAAACTGGCAGAGCATGATCTGGCCATGGTTCGGGAAGGTCAATGGTATCATCCACTTGCTGCTGTGTACCGGACATCATTGGTAGAAACGATAGAGGAGATGCTGGCAGCAAGGATTCAGCGTCCGATTGATCTGGCAGAGCGGGTCAACAGTGCTTTTCTGGATGTGGAAGAATTGAGAAGTATTGATCCCCAGTTACATGGTTTACGAAATATCAATACCCGCGAACAGTATTTTGAACTACTTCGTGAAACCGGACTGGAAGCAACGACCCGTGTTCCGTTTGACAGGTGA
- a CDS encoding YkgJ family cysteine cluster protein, producing MSDQNSEQEPWYRDGLHFSCTQCGNCCTGAPGVVWVDESEIKAIAEVTGKTTGEILLMHTRLYGGRRSLTEFTNGDCTFFDPEKRCCTIYEARPAQCKTWPFWNSNLESRASWEALSPDCPGAGKGNFVSFEDIQIQAAKTDL from the coding sequence ATGAGTGACCAGAATTCTGAACAGGAACCATGGTATCGCGATGGACTTCATTTTTCCTGCACTCAATGCGGAAACTGTTGTACGGGTGCGCCTGGTGTTGTCTGGGTTGATGAGTCGGAAATCAAGGCGATTGCAGAAGTAACGGGAAAAACAACAGGAGAAATTCTGTTGATGCATACGCGTCTCTATGGCGGGAGACGTTCCTTAACGGAGTTTACCAATGGGGATTGTACATTCTTCGATCCTGAAAAACGATGTTGTACGATCTATGAAGCACGCCCGGCGCAATGTAAAACATGGCCCTTCTGGAATTCCAATCTGGAAAGCCGAGCGAGCTGGGAAGCACTTTCTCCAGACTGCCCGGGCGCAGGTAAAGGTAATTTTGTCAGTTTTGAAGACATTCAGATTCAGGCTGCAAAAACGGACCTGTAA
- a CDS encoding HU family DNA-binding protein, translating into MTKKEIVKVISEEIGLTQLKTKEIVQKTFDAIVDTLVTDKRIELRNFGVFEVKKRAARKARNPRTGDRVDVEEKYVVTFKPGKEMEKRVRNLEEEAARLNAAASQPSVSPPAASAPPPAPPSPGATPGAPSMGTYNNGSYSSGSQHTP; encoded by the coding sequence GTGACGAAAAAAGAGATTGTCAAAGTGATTTCGGAAGAGATTGGTCTGACACAACTCAAAACAAAAGAGATTGTGCAAAAAACGTTCGATGCGATTGTTGATACACTTGTCACAGACAAGCGTATTGAACTCCGCAATTTTGGCGTTTTCGAAGTCAAAAAACGAGCAGCGCGGAAAGCCAGAAATCCTCGCACAGGTGATCGTGTGGACGTAGAAGAAAAATACGTTGTCACATTCAAGCCTGGCAAGGAGATGGAGAAACGTGTACGCAATCTGGAGGAAGAAGCAGCTCGCTTAAATGCTGCGGCTTCTCAACCTTCAGTGAGTCCCCCTGCAGCTTCGGCACCACCTCCAGCTCCACCGAGCCCGGGTGCCACACCAGGAGCACCATCTATGGGAACCTATAATAACGGTTCCTACAGTTCAGGATCTCAGCATACACCTTAG